In Deltaproteobacteria bacterium, the genomic window CAAACCGGGACGCAAGGAATACGAAATCGTCGCCGACATCGATCGCCTAGCACGCGACAAAGGCGCGGAGGATATTCGTATCCTTGCGGGTGGGCAGCGCTTGAATCCGCCGAGCTTCAAACAAGCCGCGAGCGTCGGCTCGCACTGGGCGCTTTACCTATCCGTGCAGCACGAGCGCTACTGGGCCGAAGCCGGACGGACATTTTTTCTAACTGGCAATGCCAAGCTGCAAGCCGCCTACCAGAAGGCGCAAGAGATAGTTGCGGCGATGGCGGGGCAATTGAAGCCGAATGGAACTGTGGCGGCGATCGATGAGACCGCGCGCAAAGCATTGGGAGAATTTTACGCCACGGCGTCGGTTTACGGATTGGCCAATGGCATCGGTTTGAATCAGTGGGAGGCACCGTTTCTGAATAGTAGCGACGCGGCGGAAGTCGGCGCGCCGACGGTCGATGCGCAAACATTGAATGAGAACATGACGCTGGCGCTGCGCGTGACGATCGAGAGCGAAGGCAAGATTGTCCTGTACGGCGATAGTTTCCAGGTGACGGGGAGTGGGGCGCGGCGGATCGGTGCTTGAATCGAAAGGCTTCATGAGAATCGCGGTTGATATAGGCGGTACATTTACAGATCTGGTTGCGGTCGATGACGGCGGCAAAGTCCATCGCAGCAAATCCCTGACAACTCCCGATAACTTAGCGCGCGGCATCGACGACTGTTTGAAGCTGGCCAACGTCGGCGTCGGCGCCGCGACGTTTTTCGTGCACGGCTCGACCGTGACGATCAACGCGGTGCTGGAGCGCAAGGGCGCGCGCACCGGGCTGATCACGACCAAGGGTTTTCGCGATATCTACGAGATCGGCCGCGGCAACCGGCCGGAAGGCTACAATCTATTTTTCAAACGGCCGGTGCCCTTGGTGCCGCGCGACTTGCGGCTCGAAGTCGACGAACGGATGTACGCCAGCGGTGAAGTGCTGACGCCGCTCGACGAGAAGTCTGCCGCTGAGACGATCGGCGCCTTGAAGAAAGCCGGGGTCGAGAGCGTTGCCGTCTGTTTGCTGCACGCCTACGCCAACGCGGCGCATGAAGAGCGCCTCGGACAATTGCTGCACGAGAAATTTTCTGAGGCCTACGTCTCGTTGTCCCACGAAATCCTCCGCGAGTTTCGCGAATATGAGCGGACATCGACGACGGTTTTGAATTCTTACGTCGGTCCGCTGGTGAGCCGTTATCTCGTGGCCCTTGAAAAAATGCTCGCTGACTCCGGCTTCCGCGGCACCTTTCGCGTCATGCAGTCCAACGGCGGCGTGATGTCGGCGGAGACCGCGAAGAAAATGCCGGTGACGATGATGGAGTCGGGGCCGGTGGCGGGCGTGATCGCGGCGGCGCGGCTCGGCGAAGAATTGGGCTGCCGGCAAATTATTTCCTTTGACATGGGCGGCACCACGGCCAAGTCGAGCTTGATCAAAGATTTCCTCCCGGAAGTGACCAGCAGCTACTACGTTGGCGGCTACGTGACAGGTCATCCGATGATGCTGCCGGTGGTCGACATCGTCGAGGTCGGCAACGGCGGCGGCAGCATCGCCTGGATCGATCCGGCGGGTGGCTTGAAAGTCGGCCCGCAGAGCGCGGCGGCGGTGCCGGGGCCGGCGTGCTACGGCAAAGGCGGTGCCGAGCCGACCGTGACCGACGCTAATTTAATCGCCGGCAGAATCGATCCCGAATATTTTCTCGGCAGCGGCATTCGCTTGGAGCGCGACAAAGCGGCGCAGGCGATCATGGAGAAAGTTGGCAAGCCGCTAAATTTATCTTTGGAAGAAGCCGCGCTCGGCATCCTCACCATTGCCAATTTCAACATGTCGCTTTCCGTGCGGGCGGTGTCGGTGGAAAAGGGCTACGACCCGCGCGATTGTGTGCTCGTGCCGAGCGGCGGCGGCGGTGCGCTGCATGCGATGGCGATTGCGCGCGAACTATCGGTGCCGCGAGTGATGATCCCGCCGATGCCAGCGCACTTTTCGGCGCTCGGCATGCTGATGGCCGATTTGAAGCACGACTACGTCCAGACTTTCGTGCGCGAGCTGGCTGACACAACCGGCAACGAGATCGCCGATGCGTTTGCCGGCCTGGAAAAATCTGCCACGGCAACTTTGAATGAAGAAGGCGCCAAGCCGGAGCAAATGGTGCTGCGCCGCTTTTTGGACATGCGCTACCGCGGCCAGGAGTACACGCTGCCGGTGCCAGTCGCGGCAGAGTTGCGCGGCTTGACAGATTTCAGCGCCATTCGCGAGCGCTTCGATCAATTGCATCAAGAGCACTACGGCCACTCGGCACCGAAGGAGCCGGTCATGATGGTCAACCTGCGGCTCACGGCGCTGGGGAAATTCGCAAGCAAATTGCCGTTGGCTACAGCGTCGCGCACGGAAGATCGCGGCGAACGCGGCCGGCGCGCGGTCATCTTTGAGAGCAAGCCCGTCGATTGCCCGATTTATCTACGCAGCGGTTTCAAGCCTGGCGATAATTTGATCGGGCCGGCGGTGATCGAGGAGATGGGTGCGACGATTCTCGTCTACCCGGGCGACAAGTTGCAGGTCAATGAGCTTGGGCAGTTGGTGATCGATATTCAGAGTTAGGTCTGATCTACAAGAATCGACGGCAGATGACGCAAAGGCGGCGGTGAGTTAACGAACCGCATGGAAGCGTCGCATGAGCTGCTGATGCGATTCGATTGACCATCGCAGTTTAGAACAACTGATGGGCGCTATTGAAATCTCCGATTCCCCGAGTAAGCCCGTAGGGCTGTATCGAGGGGCTAGTCTTAACGATCGATGCCGGAAGAAACTCTCAGCCAAAAGCTAGCAAACCACTGTGCAGCGCTGCGGCTTGAGCAGATTCCGCCGGCAGTCATCGACGCCGCCAAGCTCCACATTCTCGATTCCATTGGCTGCATACTCGCCGGCTCACGGTTGGAACCCGGCCGCCGCGCTTACCAACTTGCCATGGTGCTCAGCGATCATGGCGGTGCCTCGACCCTCGTCGGCACGCCTGCGCGCGTGAACTATCTGGACGCCGTCCAAGCGATGGCCACCGCGGCCCATTGCGGCGAGCTCGATGATATTCACGGCGGCGCCGGCACTTGCATTGGCGGCATGATCGTCCCAGCGCTTCTCGCCGTAGCCGAAAAATATGGCGGCACGGGCAAACGTTTCCTGGAAGCGGCAATTGCCGGCTATGAAACCATTGCCCGCGTCGGTCTTGCCATCGATGCGCCGCAATTGTTCGCGCGCGGCTGGTGGCCGAGCACGGTGTGCGGCGCCTTTGGCGTGGCGGCGGCGGGTGCGAAGCTGCTCGATTGGCCGGCAGAAAAAATCGTCAACGCGCTCGGCGTCGCGTCGCTTCACTGCGGCGGCATGCTCACCGGCGGCCAAGAGGGCGCGACCGCGCGCAATTTGGCGTTTGGCAGCGCGGCGAAAAACGGCGTATTGGCGCTGCTCGCCACCGAGCAAGGATTGACCGGGCCAAAACTCGCCTTCGAAGATCGGCGCGGCTTTTGCGCGACGTTGTCGGCAGCGCCGCGTTGGGAGTTTTTGCAAAACTTCGGCGAGTATTATCTGCTGGAAGTCGCGTTCAAGCCCTATCCTTGTGCGCGGCAACTCCACGCCGGCGTCGAGGCATTGTTGCGGTTGATGGCGCGTTACGCGATCGCGCCGGAACAGATCGGCGCGATCGAACTGGCGCTGCCGACCCAGAACGCGGCGATGGTCAACCGGCCGGCGACGCCGACGCTGCGCGCGGCGACTCTCGGCAGCGGCCAGTATGTGATGGCGGTGACCGCGCTGCGCGCGACGATTGATTTGCGATCGTTCGAAGACGAATTCCTACGCAGTGAAAAGGTTCACGCGCTGATGGAGAAAGTAACGGTAAGCCACAATGAGGAGCTGGATCGCCACTTTCCGAAGTATTGGTCGGGCCGCGTGACTGTGAAATTAACAGCAGGGCAGGTGCACACGGAGCAGATCATGGCGCCCAAGGGCGAGAGCGAAAATCCGGTGACACGCGACGACGTCGAGGAAAAGTTTATCGGGTTAGCGGCGCCGGTAATTGGAGAGGGGAAGCCGCGAGCAGTGATAGATCGCGTGTATTCTCTGGACACACTCGAAACGTTGGCTGATCTTCTCGACGAGATCCGAATCCTCGCCCCCGTTTCGGGGGAGAGTTAGAGAGGGGGCCGCAACGAAGGGCTTGCCCCATCCAAATCTTCCCCGAGGAGACTGTGTGGCAATTGTTATTTTGATGAGGCGGGGCCGAAGAATCCGCTTCGTGCGCGAAAAAGCAGATCCTTCGCTTGCGCTCAGGATGACGACACGGCCGATTTCTTTCCGTTGCGATACAATTTGAGGGCGGGGTGAGAAGTCGGATTGAAGCCATTTGCCGCTGTCAGCTATAACTTTAAAAGCTAAGGGGGCGTGACGCACGCAAAGAGCGCTCGAACCGAAGATTTTATCGATAACAGTTTGGTGCAGGAGCTGCGCAAAGAGGGGTTTTTCGCCCGGCTGCAAGGCGGCAAAGGTTTGTGAAAGTGAGAAAGACAACTATCCACAAAGAGCACAAAGGACACAAAGAAGAGGGGCAGCCATTCTTCTAGTCGCTGGCTCAGCAATTTCGCGTTGAGTCTGCTTCACGGCAAATGGTCCGATCTCTGCCTGATTTTCTATGTGAACCTTGTGCTCTTTGTGGTTAGATTTCCGAGGTCTATATGGCCATTGATCCCATTACTGTTGAAATAATCCGCTGCGCTTTGAAGGCCGCGGCCAACGAAATGTCGGCGGTGCTTAAAAAAACCGCCTACAATATGATGATCTATGAGGTGCAGGACTACTGCGTCGCCGTCCTCGACGACGAAGGGCGGACGATGTCTCAGAACGAAGGGGCGTTACCAATTTTTCTCGCTGACTTGGGTGTGGCGGTGCAGGACGGCATCGAAGTCTACGGCAGGGAAAATATTCATCCCGGCGATGTCTTCCTCGTCAACCACCCGGAGATCTGCGGCCAGCACTTGAACAACATGGCGGTGTACACGCCGTTTTTTTGGGAAGGGAAGCTGATCAGTTTTCTCGCCGTGCGGGCGCATTGGATTGACGTCGGCGGCGGCAGCACCGGCTTTGGCTCGAGCAACACGCGCGACGTCTATGAGGAAGGGCTGCAAGTGCGGTCGGTCAAAATTTACAAACAAGGGCAGCCCAATAGCGAAGTGCTGCGGTTGATCGAGGATAATATCCGTTTCCCGGAATCATCTCTGGGTGACTTGCGCGCGCAAATCGCCTGCTGCCGCACCGGCGAAGAACGTCTACAGCAAATCTGTCGCAAGTACGGCGGCGCGGTGTTTCGCCAGGCGGTGGAGCGGATCTGGGAACAGACTGACAAGCTGGTCCGCAAGTCCGTCCGTGCGATCCCGGACGGTGTCTACGCAGCCGCGTCGTTTCTTGATGACGATGGCAAGGTCATGAACAAAACCGTGCCGCTGAAAATCAAAGTCTTAGTGAGCGGCGACGAGCTGACGATTGACTACTCCGATGTGGCGGAGCAAGTGCCTGGATTCATCAATTGCGGCATCTCCGGTGGCATGGCGGCGGCGCGGGTGGCGTTTAAAGCGCTTACGTTGCCGCAAGGCGAGGTCAACGAAGGATCGTTTCTCGCGCTAAAAGTGATTCTACCTCCGGGCAAATTGCTCAGTGCTAAACGTCCCGCGCCGATCGGTGGCTGGAGTCTTTCGCTGCCGACTGTGCTCGATACGATTTTCCGCGCTCTGGCGCCGGCGATTCCCGAGCGCGTGCCGGCGGCGCATAAGGGCGACATGGGCGGCTATGCCATCTTTGGCATGAACTCAAAGACCGGCCGGCGCTATGTTTGCCAGAATATCGTCGGCGGTGGCTGGGGCGGCCGGCCGTTCGAAGATGGCGTGTCGTCAGCGGTGTCGATGTGCCAAGGCGATGTGAAAAACACGCCGATCGAATTGCAGGAGTTGTATTATCCCTTGCTTTACGAATGTCACCAGTTTCGCGCTGACAGCGGCGGTGCCGGTAAATATCGCGGTGGTAATGGCGTCGAGTTGCGAGTGAAACCGTTGGAGCCGTGTTTTCTGAGCCGCAACACCGATCGCATCAAGTGTCCCCCGTGGGGTCTGCTGGGGGGTGAAACGGCGCTGGTCAATGAAACCTACATCGAACGCAATGGCAACAACGATCCGTTGCCCGGTAAGTTTAGCCACCTGCAGGTGCAACCGGGGCAGACGGTAACCGTTTTCACAGCAGGAGGTGGAGGTTACGGCGATCCAATGAATCGCGATGCCGCGGCCGTCAAGCGTGATGTGGCACTCGGTTATTTGTCGAAACAACGGGCGGAGAAGGACTATCCGCACGCATTTCGCAGAAAATAGAAATCTGGAGGTGGTATGAACAGACTCGTTCGCTACGGGCTCGTTGTGCTGATGACGCTGGTCTTTGCCAACGTTGGCTTTGCGCAAGCCAAGAGAAACCTGCTCGTATAAGCTCTGGTACCCGGAGGCGGGGATGTCGACGGCGCAATATGACAAGGCGGCGGAGCGTTGGGAGAAGTTGCTGCGGGATGTTGGCCGGAAACAGTTCTGAATGGCCGCAAAAAACGCAAAAGTTCAGGGCGTAGGGGCGTGATTGGTCACGCCCGTCTTTTTCTATTTCTTTGCACTCACCCGCCAGATTTTTCCTGCGCCATCGTCGGCAACCAGTAGTGAACCATCGCTCCACACTGTAACGCCGACGGGACGGCCGTGGGCGCGATTGGGTTTTTCCTCGGCAAGAAAGCCGGTGAGAAAGTCTTCGATGGGGCCGCTCGGCTTGCCATTCTGAAACGGCACAAAGACGACTTTATAGCCGGCCGGCGTCGACCGGTTCCACGAGCCGCGCAGTCCAATGAAAGCGCCGCCGTGATAGCGCGACGGAAAAGAGTTGCCCATATAAAATGTCAGCCCCAACGCCGCTACGTGGGAGCCCATCGCATAATCGGGCTTGATCGCTTTGGCGACCAAATCGGGGCGCTGGCCTTTTTTGCGCGGATCTTCGATCTGGCCGAAATAGGAATAGGGCCAACCGTAGAACGCGCCGTCGCGCGCGCTGGTGAGAAAATCTGGGACGAGGTCGTCGCCCAGCCCATCCCGTTCGTTGACCACTGTCCATAGCGTTTTTGTTTTCGGCTCCCAATCCATACCCACCGGATTGCGTAAACCGCCGGCGAAAACGCGCATGGCGCTGCCATCAAGATTGGTTTGCAAGATCGCCGCGCGGCGCGGGTCCTTGGCATCGATGTTTTCTTCATCGACATTGGTTGCGGAGCCGACCGCGATGTAGAGTTTCTTGCCCTCCGGGTCGACGATGACGTTGCGCGTGTAATGGCCGCCCTCGGGAAGACTCAGTATGTTTTCCGCTTTGGCGGTGATCTGGGTGTCGCCGGTTCGGTACGGATATGCCACCACGGCGTCAGTGTTGCCGACGAAAATTTTCCCGCCGTGCAGCGCGACGCCAAAGGCGGCGTTCAGATTCGCCAAAAAAACTTCGCGCCGATCGGGCTTGCCGCTTTTGTTGGTGTCGCGAAAGAGCAGCGCGCGGCTATTGCCGCGGCGCCGGTTTGCTTCGACGACGAGAACGTCACGGTTCGGCAGCACGAGAATATTGCGCGGGTTATCGAGCTCATCGGCGAACAAAGTTACCTCGAAACCTGCCGGCGCTTTCGGCATGGCACCGGTGGGCCAACCTATGACCTGCGGCGAGTTGCCCACTGACTTGGTTGCGAAGGGCGGCGGCAAGACTAGGTGCTCCGACGGGCCGGTGTCGACGATGCGTCTCGGCGCAAGCTCGCCCGCAAGCGTGAGCGATGCAGCGAGGGTGCAGCTCGCGGCCAATAGTGCTGTGCAAAAAGATTTCATGGCTCACTATACAACGATCCCTTTGCTCTCGGAACAACCAGTGGTTCTCCAACCTAACGGGCCGCAAAGGAGTTGTGCAGCCGTGTAGTCCGTTCTAAGATCGGCGCGAATTTGGGAGGCGACAGCGATGCAATATCGTGACCTGCGAGGTTGGATTGACGCGGTGGACAAGTTTGGCGAGCTGCGCGTGATCGAAGGTGCCGATTGGAATCAGGAGATCGGTGCACTGACAGAGGTCTCGGCACAGATGCCTACGCCACCGGCTGTGCTCTTTGACAAAATCAAAGACTATCCCGCCGGCAAGCGTGTGCTCGCCGGCATCCACAATCCCACCCTCAAGCGCCAGTGTTTGACCACTCATTTGCCGCTCGATTACACGCGCGAACAATTCATGGCGGCGTGGAAGCAGCGGCTCGACAAGCCGACATTGATTCCGCCGCGCGTGGTCGACTCGGGGCCGCTGCTGGAAAACGTGTTTGAAGGGAAGGACATCGACCTGCTGGCGCTGCCGATTCCCTGGTGGCATGAAGGCGACGGTGGCCGCTACATCGGTTCGCTCGACACAACCATCAGCCGCGACCGCGACGAGGGCTGGATCAACGTGGGCTGCTACCGTGTCATGGTGCACGACCAGGACACCCTGGCGCTCTATATCTCGCCGGGCCATCACGGCCACATTCACCGGCAAAAATATTTCGATCAGGGCGAGCCGTTTCCGGTGGCGATCAGCTTCGGTCCCGATCCACTTTTGTGGTTCTTCGGTCAAATGGAAGTGCCAGCGGGTCAGTCGGAATACGATTACGCAGGCGGTGTGCGTGGCGAGCCTTACGAGGTGATTCTCGGCAAGCACGCCGCTTTGCCCATTCCTGCGTATTCGGAAATTGCCATCGAAGGAGAGGTGATTCCCGGCACGAAAATTCCCGAGGGACCGTTTGGCGAATTTACCGGGTACTATGCCGGCGGACTGCGCTCTGAGCCGATGCTCAAAGTAAAGCGGTTGATGTATCGCAACGATCCGGTTCTCACCGGCGCGCCGCCGTTCAAGCCAGCGCCCGGGGCGGAGAACAATCTGATCCGCGCGGCGTATATCTGGAACTACCTCGACAAAACCGGCGTGCCCGACGTGCGCGATGTGGCGTATCATCAAACCCGATTGATGGTCGTGGTTTCGATCAAACAGCGATACCCGGGCCACGCGCGCCAAGCGGCGCTGATCGCGTCGCAGTGCCGCGCCGCAGCCCTCTTGACGCGCTATGTGATGGTGGTCGACGACGACATCGATATTTGGGATAGCAATGAGCTGTTGTGGGCGCTGTGCACGCGCACCGATCCGGCGAAGGATATCGACATCCTGCGCCGCTGCTGGAGCAACCCCATCGACCCGATCATTCCACCGAGCGAACGCGGCTTTCAGTCGCGCGGCATTATTGATGCGTGCAGGCCCTATGAATGGATGAATGATTTTCCGAAAGTGTCGGGGGCGAGTGCAGCATTGAAAGAAGCGGTGAAAAAAAAGTTCGGCGTGGGCTTAACGGGAAAGAAGAATTAAACACAAAGGGCACATAGAAGATTCATCGGATCGGAAAATAACCGCAAAAAGCAAGTCCTGAGCGATGTCGAAGGGCGCAAAGGCGCAGAAAAACGCACTTGCGTTAGGACCGTTGTCATTGCGGCGCCCGGGTGAATCATGCGCAGAGCCATCGTGAGCAGATGAAAGCGAGGATCCGTGCCGTGTTGCGCAGCACGGAAACGATTCTGAAAAACGAGGCCGAAGTGGTTGGGTTTGTCCAGAAAGATTTTGGGCTGGATCAGCGCGTCGCGGCGGAGAGCTACAAGATTCTTAAGCAGGTGTTGACTCCCGACGGCGATATTAAAGAACCGGTGCTGAAGTCGATCATCGACAAGATTCGGCAAGAGCCGGCGATGGCCGCGGAGGTGCGGAGCGAGCGGAAC contains:
- a CDS encoding MmgE/PrpD family protein — encoded protein: MPEETLSQKLANHCAALRLEQIPPAVIDAAKLHILDSIGCILAGSRLEPGRRAYQLAMVLSDHGGASTLVGTPARVNYLDAVQAMATAAHCGELDDIHGGAGTCIGGMIVPALLAVAEKYGGTGKRFLEAAIAGYETIARVGLAIDAPQLFARGWWPSTVCGAFGVAAAGAKLLDWPAEKIVNALGVASLHCGGMLTGGQEGATARNLAFGSAAKNGVLALLATEQGLTGPKLAFEDRRGFCATLSAAPRWEFLQNFGEYYLLEVAFKPYPCARQLHAGVEALLRLMARYAIAPEQIGAIELALPTQNAAMVNRPATPTLRAATLGSGQYVMAVTALRATIDLRSFEDEFLRSEKVHALMEKVTVSHNEELDRHFPKYWSGRVTVKLTAGQVHTEQIMAPKGESENPVTRDDVEEKFIGLAAPVIGEGKPRAVIDRVYSLDTLETLADLLDEIRILAPVSGES
- a CDS encoding aminopeptidase P family protein, which encodes MIFGRHSVLKRGCSTWDAQALPQAEFQPRVDAVRKEMARRGLDALVIYGDNYCFADLCYLTNYFPKVRGGIAIVPRDGALSMLLNIGSRDVPFAKTLTWVEDVRASNLVGTDGAKMIKEKGVDQGTIGLADSGQGFPLPQLEDMKNALPGVKWQACDDMIAPLRLAKTARELHAMGEAGRVLQGICSGVSAFIKPGRKEYEIVADIDRLARDKGAEDIRILAGGQRLNPPSFKQAASVGSHWALYLSVQHERYWAEAGRTFFLTGNAKLQAAYQKAQEIVAAMAGQLKPNGTVAAIDETARKALGEFYATASVYGLANGIGLNQWEAPFLNSSDAAEVGAPTVDAQTLNENMTLALRVTIESEGKIVLYGDSFQVTGSGARRIGA
- a CDS encoding sorbosone dehydrogenase family protein — encoded protein: MKSFCTALLAASCTLAASLTLAGELAPRRIVDTGPSEHLVLPPPFATKSVGNSPQVIGWPTGAMPKAPAGFEVTLFADELDNPRNILVLPNRDVLVVEANRRRGNSRALLFRDTNKSGKPDRREVFLANLNAAFGVALHGGKIFVGNTDAVVAYPYRTGDTQITAKAENILSLPEGGHYTRNVIVDPEGKKLYIAVGSATNVDEENIDAKDPRRAAILQTNLDGSAMRVFAGGLRNPVGMDWEPKTKTLWTVVNERDGLGDDLVPDFLTSARDGAFYGWPYSYFGQIEDPRKKGQRPDLVAKAIKPDYAMGSHVAALGLTFYMGNSFPSRYHGGAFIGLRGSWNRSTPAGYKVVFVPFQNGKPSGPIEDFLTGFLAEEKPNRAHGRPVGVTVWSDGSLLVADDGAGKIWRVSAKK
- a CDS encoding hydantoinase B/oxoprolinase family protein, with amino-acid sequence MAIDPITVEIIRCALKAAANEMSAVLKKTAYNMMIYEVQDYCVAVLDDEGRTMSQNEGALPIFLADLGVAVQDGIEVYGRENIHPGDVFLVNHPEICGQHLNNMAVYTPFFWEGKLISFLAVRAHWIDVGGGSTGFGSSNTRDVYEEGLQVRSVKIYKQGQPNSEVLRLIEDNIRFPESSLGDLRAQIACCRTGEERLQQICRKYGGAVFRQAVERIWEQTDKLVRKSVRAIPDGVYAAASFLDDDGKVMNKTVPLKIKVLVSGDELTIDYSDVAEQVPGFINCGISGGMAAARVAFKALTLPQGEVNEGSFLALKVILPPGKLLSAKRPAPIGGWSLSLPTVLDTIFRALAPAIPERVPAAHKGDMGGYAIFGMNSKTGRRYVCQNIVGGGWGGRPFEDGVSSAVSMCQGDVKNTPIELQELYYPLLYECHQFRADSGGAGKYRGGNGVELRVKPLEPCFLSRNTDRIKCPPWGLLGGETALVNETYIERNGNNDPLPGKFSHLQVQPGQTVTVFTAGGGGYGDPMNRDAAAVKRDVALGYLSKQRAEKDYPHAFRRK
- a CDS encoding hydantoinase/oxoprolinase family protein, whose protein sequence is MRIAVDIGGTFTDLVAVDDGGKVHRSKSLTTPDNLARGIDDCLKLANVGVGAATFFVHGSTVTINAVLERKGARTGLITTKGFRDIYEIGRGNRPEGYNLFFKRPVPLVPRDLRLEVDERMYASGEVLTPLDEKSAAETIGALKKAGVESVAVCLLHAYANAAHEERLGQLLHEKFSEAYVSLSHEILREFREYERTSTTVLNSYVGPLVSRYLVALEKMLADSGFRGTFRVMQSNGGVMSAETAKKMPVTMMESGPVAGVIAAARLGEELGCRQIISFDMGGTTAKSSLIKDFLPEVTSSYYVGGYVTGHPMMLPVVDIVEVGNGGGSIAWIDPAGGLKVGPQSAAAVPGPACYGKGGAEPTVTDANLIAGRIDPEYFLGSGIRLERDKAAQAIMEKVGKPLNLSLEEAALGILTIANFNMSLSVRAVSVEKGYDPRDCVLVPSGGGGALHAMAIARELSVPRVMIPPMPAHFSALGMLMADLKHDYVQTFVRELADTTGNEIADAFAGLEKSATATLNEEGAKPEQMVLRRFLDMRYRGQEYTLPVPVAAELRGLTDFSAIRERFDQLHQEHYGHSAPKEPVMMVNLRLTALGKFASKLPLATASRTEDRGERGRRAVIFESKPVDCPIYLRSGFKPGDNLIGPAVIEEMGATILVYPGDKLQVNELGQLVIDIQS
- a CDS encoding UbiD family decarboxylase → MQYRDLRGWIDAVDKFGELRVIEGADWNQEIGALTEVSAQMPTPPAVLFDKIKDYPAGKRVLAGIHNPTLKRQCLTTHLPLDYTREQFMAAWKQRLDKPTLIPPRVVDSGPLLENVFEGKDIDLLALPIPWWHEGDGGRYIGSLDTTISRDRDEGWINVGCYRVMVHDQDTLALYISPGHHGHIHRQKYFDQGEPFPVAISFGPDPLLWFFGQMEVPAGQSEYDYAGGVRGEPYEVILGKHAALPIPAYSEIAIEGEVIPGTKIPEGPFGEFTGYYAGGLRSEPMLKVKRLMYRNDPVLTGAPPFKPAPGAENNLIRAAYIWNYLDKTGVPDVRDVAYHQTRLMVVVSIKQRYPGHARQAALIASQCRAAALLTRYVMVVDDDIDIWDSNELLWALCTRTDPAKDIDILRRCWSNPIDPIIPPSERGFQSRGIIDACRPYEWMNDFPKVSGASAALKEAVKKKFGVGLTGKKN